In the genome of Thiorhodovibrio winogradskyi, the window GGTGCAATCATCCGGGGCCACCTGATAGGTGACGTGATAGCCCTCGGGGAAGTCCTTGCCCTTGATGGGCACATGCTGGAATTGCTCCGGCGCCTTGTCGGTCAGCGCGGCCGGATAGACCTTGGAGCGGATGGCGGCATGCGGGCACACCATGGGGCACTTGCCGCATTGGGTGCAGAGATCCTCTTCCCACTTGGGCAGTTGCAGCGCCAGGTTGCGCTTCTCGTAATGGGCGGTCGCGGTCGGCCAGGTGCCATCATTGGGCATCAAGCTGACCGGCAGGCTGTTGCCGCGGCCTTCGATCAACATGGAAGTCACGCGCTTGACGAAATCCGTCGCGTGATCCGGCACCACCGGCGGACGGGCATGGGTGCTGGTGACCTGCGCGGGAATCGCCACCTGATGCAAGCCGGCGATACTGGCATCAATGGCGGCATAGTTGCGTTCCAACAGATGCTGGCCCTTTTTACCGTAGGTTTTCTCCACCGCCTTTTTGATCTCGGCAATGGCCTCCTCGCGCGGCAGGATGCCGGAGATGGCAAAAAAGCAGGTCTGCATGATGGTATTGATGCGCCGACCCATTTTGGTCTGCTCGGCGATGCCGTAGGCGTCGACCACATAGAAGGTGATCTTCTTGTCGATCATCGTCTGTTGCAGTTCGCGCGGCAGATCGTCCCACACCTTGTCCGCCGGGGTCTGGGAGTTGAGCAGGAAGGTCGCGCCTTCCCGGGCCTTCTCCAGCAGATTGAAGCGGGTGACGAAGGTCGGCTGATGGCAGGCGACAAAGCTCGCTTCGTTCTCGCCGATCAAATAGGTGCTGTGGATGGGCTTGGGCCCGAAGCGCAGATGGGAAACCGTCATGGCGCCGGCTTTTTTCGAGTCATACTCGAAATAACCCTGGCCATAGTTCGGCGTGCCCTCGGCGATGATTTTGATGGAGTTCTTGTTGGCCGAGACGGTACCGTCTGAACCCAGGCCATAGAACACGCAATTGGTCACTCCGGCATTGGCATCGGGCCGGAAACTCGCATCCCACTCCAAATGGCTGTTCGACACATCGTCGATGATGCCGATGGTGAAGCGATTTTTCGGTTGATCCTTGGCGAGTTCGTCGAAAATCGCCTTGACCATCGCCGGAGTGAATTCTTTCGACGATAGCCCATAGCGCCCGCCGATCACCCGCGGCATGCTGGCGATGCGCCCGTCGCCGACGGCCTCGGCCAACGCGCTGACGGTATCCTTGTACATGGGCTCGCCATTGGAACCAGGCTCCTTGCAGCGATCAAGCACCGCCACCTTGGTGACACTGGCGGGCAGAACCGTGAGCAGCGCGGACAGATCGAACGGTCGATACAGCCGCACCTTGACCAGGCCGACCTTCTCGCCATGGGCGACCAGATGCTCAACGGCCTCTTGCGCCGCGCCAATCCCAGAGCCCATCAGCATCACCACCCGCTCGGCATCGGGCGCGCCGACATACTCAAACAGCTTGTAGTGACGCCCGGTGAGCTGGGCGAACTGTTCCATGCGCGCCTGCAGGATGCCGGGCAGCTTGGCGTAGAAGGGATTGACCGTCTCGCGGCCCTGGAAGTACACATCCGGATTCTGGGAGGTACCGCGGATGATGGGGTGATCGGGGTTGAGCGCACGGGCGCGATGGGCCTTGACCAGCTCCTCGTCGATCATGGCGCGCACAGTATCCGTCGCCAGCCTTTCGATCTTGGCCACCTCGTGCGAGGTGCGGAAGCCGTCGAAAAAGTGCAGGAAGGGAATGCGCGTCTCCAAGGTGGCGGCCTGGGCGATCAAGGCAAAATCCATGACCTCCTGCACCGAGGCGGCGCAGAACATGGCATAGCCCGTCGAGCGGCAGGCCATGACATCGGAATGGTCGCCGAAAATCGACAAGCCCTGGGCCGCGAGCGAGCGCGCCGAGACATGAAACACCGTCGGGGTGAGCTCCCCGGCGATCTTGTACATGTTCGGGATCATCAGCAGCAGACCCTGGGAGGCGGTGAAGGTGGTCGAGAGCGACCCGCCCTGAAGCGCGCCATGAATGGCGCCGGCCGCGCCGGCCTCGCTTTGCATCTCGATGACATCGGGGACAGTGCCCCAGAGATTTGTAACACCGAGCGAGGACCACTCGTCGGCCCACTCGCCCATGTTGGAGGAGGGGGTGATGGGATAGATGGCGATGACCTCGTTGGTCATGTGGGCGACATAGGCGGCGGCTTCATTGCCGTCGATGGTGACGGTTTGCTCTTGCGACATGATCAGTCTCGAATGCTGGGTTGACAAATTCGATTGATCGGCTCGGCAGCCGATTCTTACATTCCGGTTACAAACACCATGAACCGGAGATTGGTTGGGACGCGGGTTAGGCTATAGGAAATCTGACCAAACGCAAGACATGCCCGCACGGCTGGCCGCCTGGCACAGCCACATCACAATTGGGCATCACAGTCGGGCATCACAGTCGGGAACACCGATGAAGGTCAGACTCGCTGGAATTCTCTGCTTCCTTGATTCCTTACTTTAAGCTCCTTCTAGGCGGGTTTGGTCTATGGGGCTCCATTCGGGTGGGGGCTCCATTCGGGGGGCTCCATTTAAGGGATTCCTTTCAGCGGGACTCCAGGCAGCGAGAACCCGCTGGACATCGTTCCAAGGACCGCCAAGTGCAACAAGTCCCACTTGCTGGCCGGATCTGTCAGCCGCCCTGCCCCCGTCCAGAGGTTGCCAATATACCCCGGATGGCGCGGCTTTTGACCCCTCAAATCCCCTTGCCATGAGACAATCCTGCTTTGACATGACTCGCGTCAGTATTCGCGCGCGCGGCGCCCGCGCCCTCTGGGTTACAGTTCGCGATCAGCGGCCGCCGCACCACTTGTCCTCCATGCAGGCACCAGCAACAACTCTCACTGCCCCTTGTCCGGACGCCGGCCTGTCCCTGCGCCGCATGCGCATGCACGACCTCGACGCCGTACTCAGCGTCGAGCGCGCCGCTTATCACAGCCCCTGGACCGAAGGCATCTTCCAGGATTCCCTGGCTGCTGGGCATTATTGCCTGGTGCTTGAGCAGCCCGTCTCGGACCAACTCATCGGCCATGGCGTCATGATGCTGGTGCTCGACGAATGCCATCTGCTCAATGTCTGCATCCATCCAAGCCACCAGCGCCGGGGACTCGGACGCCTCCTACTCAGACGTCTGCTCGCCATTGCCCGCAAGCGCCAGGCTGCATCGGCTTTTCTCGAGGTACGCGCATCCAACCAGGCCGCCCTCGCCCTCTACCAAGCTGAAGGTTTCAACGAAATCGGCCTGCGTCGCGGCTATTATCCGGCAGCCAAAGGGCGTGAAGATGCCATCGTCATGGGCTGCGCGCTCTGAGTTGTCCAAACCAGCACTCCACCTGATGAACAGTTGGATTGACAGCAACTCCAGCGCTGTTGCCGTTGCAGATCATCCAGAGAGAGGTGCCGATGGGTTTGGCCGCGAGTGGCCCGGCTGTAGTATGCTCGCCTGCATTGGCGCCTACCTCAGGGAGCGCCCCACCAAGAACCTTGCCTGAACGGATAAGAAAACGTGACTGAACTCAAAAACGATGTCTTCCTGCGCGCCCTGCTGCGCGAACCCGTCGATTACACTCCCGTCTGGATGATGCGCCAGGCCGGGCGCTATCTGCCCGAGTATCGCGAGACCCGCGCCAAGGCGGGCAGTTTCATGGATCTGTGCCGCGACCCAGAACTGGCCTGCGAGGTAACCCTGCAACCACTCGAGCGCTTTCCACTAGATGCGGCCATCCTGTTCTCGGATATTCTCACCATCCCCGATGCCATGGGCCTTGGGCTCTATTTCAGCGAGGGCGAGGGGCCAGGCTTCGAGCGGCCGGTACGAAGTAAGGAGGACATTGAGCGCATCAAGGTACCGGATCCCGAGCAGGAACTGCGCTATGTGATGGACGCGGTGGCGCTGATCCGCCAGGAACTGCACGGGCGGGTGCCGCTGATCGGTTTCTCCGGCGCACCCTGGACCTTGGCCACTTACATGATCGAGGGCGGCAGCACCAAGAATTTCGCGCTGACCAAGGCGATGATGTTTGACCGCCCCGAGTTGATGCATGCCCTGCTTGGCAAGATTGCGGACACTGTGACCCTGTATCTCAATGCCCAGATCGCATGCGGCGCTCAAGCGGCGATGATTTTCGACACCTGGGGTGGCGTACTGTCGCCGGCGGATTTCCGCGAGTTCTCTTTGCGCTACATGGAGCGCATCGTAGAGGGTCTGACGCGCGAGGCGGATGGGCGGCGCGTGCCTGTGATCCTGTTCGCCAAGGGTGGCGGTCAATGGCTCGACCGTATGGCCGAGACAGGTTGCGATGCCTTGGGTGTCGATTGGACCACGGATCTGGCCGATGCCCGCCGGCTGGTCAAAGACAAGGTCGCGCTGCAAGGCAACCTCGACCCATGCATCCTTTACGCATCCCCCGAGCGCATTGAACGCGAAGTCGGCCGAGTATTGGCAAGTTACGGCAGCGGTTCAGGGCATGTGTTCAATCTTGGTCACGGCATTCATCCCGATGTCAACCCCGAGCATGCCGCGGCCATGGTAAAGGCCGTGCATCAGCTCAGCCGGCCTTATCACGCATGAACACAGTTCATAGGGGTTGATGCGAGCATTCCCTCGACATCGCGCATCAACCCAGACCCACGATTGTTCGGCGGAAATCCGCCATTTGGCCACCAAGCTAATCCGCCAAAACCCTGCGTGATCAGTTGATTGCTTGATCAGCTGTTCAGGCAAGGGTACCTATCACAACAATGCCGGCGTAAATCGCAAACAGAGGAGCGGTCAGCACCAGGACGGCAACGCTGAAGATTCGACCCGCGGGATGTGTTGCCACAGCTAATCCAGAAAGGATCAATGCCACCGCACCCACCGCAAACCCAGAGAAAAACAACCCTTTGATACAGTCGGTTTGGCAGGACCGATCTTCAATGGGCACTCCAGACAACAGTGTATAGGTGATAAACAAGGTCAAGGCCCAGCCGATCATCGCCAGGACAAGGGCGATGGGTGCGGTTATTTTCATGATCAGGTGTCCTCCAATGATGCAGGTATGCAGGTAATGCAATCGTCTCAAATGACCGAGGTCGTGCCATTGTGAGCGCCAGGCGGTCGCCTTTGCAACAGGCAGATACCCGATGACAAAGCGTCGGGCCAGCACCAGATTTGTCCGAAACCCGCAGGTAGAATCTCGAGGACGCCGGAACGGCTTAAGCACTCAACCAAGGAGGTCGCGTCAGGCGCAAGCAATACCCCGGCCCCAAACAACCCCAGCAGCAGCACGGACGCGGGCCAGGCACGAAGGCTGACTGGCTTCAGCGCGGTTCCAAACGAACGTTTGACGCGATTACCGAGCAAGTCGACGCTGGCAATTTCATCCAGCACCAGATGGGTGAGGTACCCCAGCAGCACAAAGCCGCCAACTAGCCAACTGAATGCGGGCTCGAAATCCAGCCAACGATGGGCCAGAATCACCGCGAAGAGCGCGATGGAAACAGCCATCAGCAGTGAATGAAAGAGCCCGCGATGAACAGTCAGCCGGGCGAAAAAAAGCCGCAGCGGAAAATAGACGAACAGCCATAGCACAGCCCAAATCAGCGCGAGTTCAAACAGCCGAAACTTCTCCCTCAGGCTGGTTGCGATCACGAAACCAAGCACCAAGCCCAGGAGCGCGAAAAACGCGCGCACGGGATGCGAATCGTCAGCATCGATATCCGGTGCCAGACTGGCCGCCACGCCCAGCACCAGCAACCATTGGGTCTGACCAAAGTCGGTCAGCCCCTGGGTGTGAACGCTCAGCGCGGCCGTGCCGACCACAGCTGTTCCAACCCCAAGATGCGTCTGAAAATTCGCCATCGGCTTGCCAGGCACGCTCGCTTGAGATTGAACCGAATGACCGGTGTCGCACCGGAATATGCACAGACTCCCAGCCCTAGCCGTTCATGCGCCAGCGGCTCTTAGGTAACAAAAGGCAAGGTGGCGTCCCTGCCCGGCAACATCCTTAAGGCGGAAATCCCCTTGAGAATAATGCGCTTGGCTGGGTATCAATCCGCGGCTACCACCTCAATGATGACGTTGGAATCCAGGTCGGCGTGCAGGCGAAGATTGACACTGAACTCGCCGACAGCACGCAGGGGCCCATCGGGGAGACGCACCTCGCTGCGCATAATCTCGACCTCGGCCGCACTGCTGACCGCCTCGGCAATATCAGCCGTGCCAACCGAACCGAACAATCGGCCCTCATCGCCGGCCTTGCGCCCGATGGTCACACGCAGACCATCGAGTTTGGCCTTGCGCGCCTCCGCTGCCGCAAGTGCATCGGCGGCTTCGCGCTCCAGCTCGGCACGACGTTCCTCGAAGGCTTTGAGATTCTCGGCCGTCGCAGCAACGGCAAAACCACCTGGAAGGAGATAATTGCGCCCATATCCGGGCCGCACGGAAACCTTATCGCCGAGCGCACCCAGGCCGACGACTTTTTTGAGCAAAATGACATCCACAACAGATTCCTCTTAAATGAACGGGCGCAAGCCGTCGCGGCGCACACTGTAATGGTGAGTCTCCACCCCTCAGGCTGAATACCTTGGGAATCACAGTGAAGCAACCCGCGTCCACTCGCCTGATCAGTGGCCGTCGGTGTAAGGCAGAAGCGCGAGATACCGGGCGCGCTTAATCGCGACAGCGAGCTGGCGCTGATAACGCGCCGAGGTACCGGTAATGCGGCTGGGAACAATCTTGCCGGATTCGCTGATAAAAGACTTGAGCAAATTCAGATCTTTATAATCGATTTCCGCAATTCCTTCGGCGGTGAAACGGCAATAGCGCTTACGGCGAAAAAAACGGGACATAACAAAATCCTCGTGACCAATGGGGGGGCGATCACTGTCCGATGATCGCTTTAAAATTTCAACACCTAGACGTTTATCGCCTAGATCTTCATGACCGGGATAGGCAATCCCTAAAGATCCTTAGGGCGTCGATGATGTGGGACTGAAGAAGCATGGGAAGCGCCGTGATCGGCAAACAAACCAGAACATCTGAGCACTGTTGCTGCTGCTACTCCTCTTCCTCTTCCTCTTCGTTTTCATCATCTGACATTTCGCCGCGGCGGGGCCGACGCTCCGAACGCTCGTCGCCCTGGTCAGGCGAGTCTTCATTACCCTTGGCGAGAGAGGAGACCTCGGTCACGGGACCATCGCGCTTGACGACCATGTTGCGCATGATGGCGTCGTTATAGCGAAAGGTGTTGACAAGCTCATCAAGCGCTTCCTGGTCGCACTCAATGTTCATCAGGACATAGTGCGCTTTATGCACTTTATTGATGGGATAGGCGAGCTGACGCCTGCCCCAATCTTCCAGCCGATGGATTTGGCCGCCGCGGCTCTCAATACCGCCACGGTAGCGCTCGATCATGGCCGGAACCTGTTCGCTCTGGCTTGGATGAACAAGAAAAACTACTTCATAATGTCGCATGAAAGCTCCTCATGGATAGGAAGCCTCCCGTCTCCATCCATGGACCTGGCACAAAGCCACGTCCAAATCTGGACCGGTGAGGCAAGGAGTGATCGCTTAAATTCAGCAAAGCCGTGCATTATGGCTGCTTTATGTCAGACTGTAAATGAGGTTTTTTATCGCCCTGGCGCTAGATGATCGAGCAGCGTCAGAGCACATTGGCGCACTCTCCCGGAGTATCATGAGCCGGCGGCACAAGAATACCCCCCAAACCCCAAAGCATCCTCCTTCAGACCATGGCCAAAGTCCTGTTGAGCGCGATCACCAGCCTGTTTCTTGGCGGCTGCCTGGCCTCTTCGCCCCAGATCCACTCACAGGAGTCCTATCGCGGCCCTCTGATCGCCGCCATCGCACCCATCGGCGGCCAAGTCGATCAGGTGACCGGATGGGTCTTGCGCCACAAAGTTGAACAAGGACTGGCAGAACAGATTCGTGCCGCGGCAATTTTTTCAGCCGTGGAGGAAATCCCCTCGGCCTCGGCGCCAAACGAGGCCGAAATCATCATCGAGCCGAGCTTTTTGCAGCAAGCCGGTCTCACCCGGTCCCATAAGGACAAATCCGAACTCGCCGTCCATCTGAACGTGCGTAGAAAAACAACTGGAGTGGTCGCACTCGATCAGGATTATCGCGTCCCCTGCCCTTCATGCGCGCTTGGCAGAGTGGATCCACAGGCCATGCAGGCGCTGACCAAGGCGATCAATACCGACTTGAAGCGAGAATTTGGCAGGCGCCCCGCAGGCTAGCGGGCAGGACATTGAACAGGGCTAACTGGGGGGAAGGTTGTGTTGCAACTAGATGTTCGCTCGCCGGTGGTTCGATAAAGGCCTTAGCGGTATTGGCGCAGGTAGTTCCATTCGTAAAAACGCTTCATCCAATGAAAAACGCGGGAATTTGGCAGAACCAGATTATGTTTTTCGTTGCGCGCCACCAACATCGCCTGGTCGTTTGCGTCAAGAATGCACAGCAACTCGACTTTAAACCCGACCCGCGGTGACTCACCACGCAGCTCGGCAACCAGATTGCGAGCGGCGGCCCGGGCTTGAAGATCGGCCATGTGAGCTTGCTTGGGCATCCAATCCGGGCCCGGGAAACTACCGGAATCACCCGCGACATAGACGCGCTCGACGCCGGGCACCCGACACTGGGCATCGGCCTGCAGCAATCCGCCGGGGGAGCGCGGCAGCGAGCTGTTGTCAAACCAGGCATTCCCCGTCATACCGGGCATGAAAACAATCATATCGGCATCGAAACTGCCGCCCTCGGTTGTGACCTGACGTTCGCTAAAGCCCTTGAGTGCCTGACCCAGGTGGGTTTCGATGCCGACGCGCGCCATTTGCGCGAGCAGTTTGTCCACCGCCTTGGGCCCAAGCCGATTACCCGGCCGGGGAGCTGGTGTGAAAAACACCAAACGAAATCGATCCCGACGTCCCTCGGCGCGCAACTGGCGGTCGAGCCCGAACAGGAACTCAAAAATCGGCCCGCCGCGCATGGACGCAGGTTCCTTGGGGTTGCCGGAAAAGCCCATGGCCACAGTGCCGCCATCCATGGCCTTGAGCCGTTCACGGATCTTCTCGGCCGCGGCGATCCCCTCGCAGGGTGTGATGGCATGCTCTATGCCAGGCAGCTTTTTGATGAAGCGCCCGCCACTGGCAATGATCAGACCATCATTTTCGACTGGACCAGCCGTGGTTTCGAGTATCCGACCATTATCATTCAGCCCGGTGGCCTCGGCGGCATGGTGAGTCGCGCGCATGCGCCTAAAAAATGGCCGCAGATCAATGCGCAGTTGCTCGGCCGTGCGCAATCCGGAAGGAATCCAGATAAGCCCGGGCAGATAGACGAATTCCGGCCTCGGACTTACCAGGGTAATGTCGGCATCGATCACGGACTTCCGCAACCATTGTGTCGCGGTCAGTGCACCGAAGCCCGAACCAACAATAGTGATGCGTTTCGCTGCCATGGTGAGGGCCTGTCAGTCCAGAGTCTAGATGTCTCGGGCTCAAGCGTCTGGCGATTCGTCCAGCTCGCCCGACTTTGCCGTCTCGGCCAACTCGGCCTCAAAGGCGAGGTTGACACGATCACGCAATTCTTTACCAGGTTTAAAATGTGGCACATGCTTGCCCGAGAGCGCAACCGAATCTCCGGTTTTAGGATTACGCCCCACCCGCGGCGGACGATAGTGCAGGGAAAAGCTCCCAAAACCGCGAATTTCAATACGCTCGCCAGAGGCAAGGGCGGTACTCATGCATTCAAGGATGCAGCGCACCGCAAGCTCCACGTCCTTGTAGGCCAGGTGGTTCTGTCCGGCGGACAGAGCCTCAATCAGCTCGGATTTCATCATAGCGGGTGATCTTCCGTCCTTGGCGGGGGCAGCCCAGATGACTGGGCTCCACCGCCCACCACAGTCGCCAAAACAGGGAATGAGGCCGGGGCATCTAGTGGCATCAATCCCTCTGGGCTTCCTCCATCTGCTGTTTCAGGATGTCGCCAAGTGTTGCGGTACCTGCCTGGGCCTCGCTAGCGTAGCCCTTGATGGCCGCCTGCTCATCGGCGGCATCCTTGGCCTTGATCGACAAGGAAATGGTGCGGTTCTTGCGGTCCACGCCGACAAACTTGGCCTCGACCTCTTCATCGGGCTTGAGCACCGAGCGCGCATCCTCGATCCGGTCACGCGAAATCTCGGAGGCACGCAGATAGCCCTCGACGCCCTCGGCCAAAGCGATGGTCGCGCCCTTGGCGTCGACCTCAAGAACCTTGCCCTTAACAATGCTGCCTTTTTCGTGCAGGGCCACAAAGCTGGAGAAGGGGTCTTTATCGAGTTGCTTGACGCCAAGAGAGATACGCTCGCGCTCCGGGTCGACCGAGAGCACGACGGTTTCGAGCACATCGCCTTTCTTATAGTTACGCAGCGAATCCTCGCCGGATTCGTCCCAGGAGATGTCGGAGAGATGCACCAAGCCATCGATACCGCCGTCAAGCCCGATAAAAATACCAAAGTCGGTAATGGACTTAATCTGGCCGCTAACGTGATCACCCTTCTTGTGGGTGGCCGAGAACTCATCCCAGGGATTGGTCTGGCACTGCTTGATGCCAAGGGAGATGCGCCGACGCTCCTCGTCGATGTCGAGCACCATGACCTCGACCTCGTCGCCCAGGGAGACCACCTTGCTTGGATGGATGTTCTTATTGGTCCAGTCCATCTCGGAGACGTGCACCAAGCCCTCGACCCCCTCCTCGATCTCTACGAAGCAGCCGTAGTCGGCGATGTTGGTCACCTTGCCGAACACGCGGGTACTCTCCGGATAGCGCCGCGCGATATTGACCCAAGGATCCTCGCCCATTTGCTTGAGTCCCAGGGAGACGCGCTGGCGGTCACGGTCGAACTTGAGCACCTTGACCATGACCTCCTGGCCAATCTCGACCACCTCGGAGGGATGCTTGACGCGCCGCCAGGCCATGTCGGTGATGTGCAGCAGGCCGTCGATACCGCCGAGATCCAGGAAGGCACCGTAATCGGTCAGGTTCTTGACCACACCCATTAGCTCGACGCCTTCCTCGAGCTTGTCGAGCAACGCATCGCGCTCGGCGCTGTACTCTTCCTCGACCACGGCGCGGCGCGAGACCACCACGTTATTGCGGCGGCGATCCAGCTTGATGACCTTGAACTCCAGGTCCTTGCCTTCCAGATAGGCGGTGTCGCGCACCGGGCGCACATCGACCAGGGAGCCAGGCAAGAAGGCCCGCACGCTGCCGAGCTCGACCGTGAAACCGCCCTTGACCTTGCCGTTGATCATGCCAGTGACGGTGGCGCCATCCTCGAAGGCTGTCTCGAGCGTATCCCAGGCGGCAAAGCGCTTGGCCTTTTCACGCGACAGACGGGTGACACCGAAGCCATCCTCGACCGCGTCGAGCGCGACCTGGACATCGTCACCAATGGCAACCTCAAGTTCGCCCTCGGGTGACAGAAACTGGCTGCGAGGGATGATCCCCTCGGACTTGAGGCCGGCATTGACGATCACCGAATCTCCGGTGATGTCGACGACCTGCCCGGTGATGATGGTACCGGGCTGGAGTTGGGTGTTGTTCAGGCTCTCTTCAAAGAGGTCGGCAAAGCTTTCGGTCATGAGCGTGGAAGTTCCCGGCGTTCTCGCCTCGCTCCGGCGGTTGATCGATTTGATGCGAATCAACACGTTCACGGAGGGTTAGGTTAAAAAAACAAGCCGGCGGATGCGGCCGCCGGCTACCTTTGCGACGATTTGTGTTTACATCACAGTCAAACATTAGCGAATCAGGTGATCAGCCAAGGCAGGGAGCGACGCACCGCATCCATCACAGAGTTGAAGACGGCGTCAATCGACATCCTCGTCGTATCCATGACCACGGCATCATCAGCCGCGACCAGGGGACTCAGCGCCCGCTGCTGATCACGCTGGTCGCGCTCGCGCAAATCATCGGTCAAGTCGACTAGATTAGCATCCACACCTTTGTCATTCAACTGTTTATAGCGCCGGTTCGCGCGCTCCTTTAGGCTCGCGTCCAGATAGAACTTGAGCGGTGCGGATGCGAAGACCACTGTGCCCATGTCACGACCGTCCGCCACCAACCCGGGTGGGCGGACGGCATTGCGCTGCCAGTCAAGCATGGCAGCACGCACAGGCGCATGGCGAGCCACCCGCGAGGCGGCGGCGGCGGCGGTTTCAGTGCGAATCGCGGATGAAATATCGTCACCTTCCAGCAGCAGGCGCTGCCCGGCAAAACGCAGATCAAGCCGCCCCGCCAGTTGGCCGAGTGCCTCGCCATCATCGAGATCGACGCCTGCCGCCATGGCGGCATGACCAAGCCCACGATACAGAGCGCCACTGTCCAACAAATGCCAACCCAAGCGTTCCGCCAGCTTGGCGGCGATGGTGCCCTTACCGCAACCTGATGGCCCGTCGATTGTGATGACTGGTGTGATGACCGGCGTAATGACCGGTGTAATAACGGAGGTGCCAGCAGGCACTGCTGATGATTTGTCCTCGGATGACATCATTGGCTGAGTGGTCTGACGAAGGTTAAGCCCCCTGGATCGGCAGGCATTAGTCGTAGCGCTCCACAATTTCCAGACCCGCCTCGGCGGCCAGTGCGGCATAACGCGGGAAAGAGGTGTTGACATTGGCACAGTTTCGCACCTCGATTGGCGCGGACGCCCGCAGCGCCGCCATCGCGAACGCCATGGCCACGCGGTGGTCGCCATGACTATCAACACTCCCGCCCTGAAATGCATTGCCCAAAGAGGATCCGCCCAGAATGCGCATCCCATCCGGCAGCGGCTCAGCCTCGACTCCCAGCGCTTGGAGCCCCTTTGCCATGCTCTGGATGCGGTCGCTTTCCTTGACCCGCAGTTCCTCGGCCCCGCGCAACAGGGTTTCCCCCTCGGCACAGGCCGCGGCGATAAAAATCGCCGGGAACTCATCGATCGCCAGCGGCACCAGCTCCGTTGGAATCCGAATGCCTTTCAAGGCGGCGGCGCGCACATGCAAATCGGCCACCGGCTCACCGCCCTGCTCGCGCGGGTTAAGCAAGTCGATCTCGGCGCCCATGGCCTTGAGAATCTCGATCACCCCGGTGCGGGTGGGATTCACTCCCACGCCTGTCAAGGTCAGGTCACTGTCAGCGGCGATACTGGCCCCGATCAGAAAAAAGGCCGCGGAAGAAATATCACCTGGCACGGCAATAGTGCCGCCGCTCAGACGTTGCCCGCCCCGCACGCAAATACAAGCACCATCCTGGTGGACGGCATAACCGAAAGCACGCAGCATCCGCTCGGTATGGTCACGGGTGGGCGCCGGCTCAATCACACAAGTCTCGCCCTGGGCGTAGAGACCGGCGAGCAGCACACTTGACTTGACCTGTGCGCTGGCCACCGGCATCGCATAGCGGATGCCGCGCAGCCCTTCGGCCGCTTGCAGCAGCAGCGGCGCAGTCCCCTCGGCGCTGGTGGTGATGCGCGCGCCCATCTCGGCCAAGGGCTCTGTCACGCGCCGCATGGGCCGCCGCGTCAGCGAGGGGTCACCGACAAGTTCACTCGCGAAGTACTGGCCACTCAGCAGCCCGGTCAGCAGCCGCATGGATGTCCCGGAGTTGCCCATGTCAAGCGGCGCCCGCGCTGGTCGCAGGCC includes:
- a CDS encoding metal-dependent hydrolase, producing the protein MANFQTHLGVGTAVVGTAALSVHTQGLTDFGQTQWLLVLGVAASLAPDIDADDSHPVRAFFALLGLVLGFVIATSLREKFRLFELALIWAVLWLFVYFPLRLFFARLTVHRGLFHSLLMAVSIALFAVILAHRWLDFEPAFSWLVGGFVLLGYLTHLVLDEIASVDLLGNRVKRSFGTALKPVSLRAWPASVLLLGLFGAGVLLAPDATSLVECLSRSGVLEILPAGFGQIWCWPDALSSGICLLQRRPPGAHNGTTSVI
- the nifJ gene encoding pyruvate:ferredoxin (flavodoxin) oxidoreductase; amino-acid sequence: MSQEQTVTIDGNEAAAYVAHMTNEVIAIYPITPSSNMGEWADEWSSLGVTNLWGTVPDVIEMQSEAGAAGAIHGALQGGSLSTTFTASQGLLLMIPNMYKIAGELTPTVFHVSARSLAAQGLSIFGDHSDVMACRSTGYAMFCAASVQEVMDFALIAQAATLETRIPFLHFFDGFRTSHEVAKIERLATDTVRAMIDEELVKAHRARALNPDHPIIRGTSQNPDVYFQGRETVNPFYAKLPGILQARMEQFAQLTGRHYKLFEYVGAPDAERVVMLMGSGIGAAQEAVEHLVAHGEKVGLVKVRLYRPFDLSALLTVLPASVTKVAVLDRCKEPGSNGEPMYKDTVSALAEAVGDGRIASMPRVIGGRYGLSSKEFTPAMVKAIFDELAKDQPKNRFTIGIIDDVSNSHLEWDASFRPDANAGVTNCVFYGLGSDGTVSANKNSIKIIAEGTPNYGQGYFEYDSKKAGAMTVSHLRFGPKPIHSTYLIGENEASFVACHQPTFVTRFNLLEKAREGATFLLNSQTPADKVWDDLPRELQQTMIDKKITFYVVDAYGIAEQTKMGRRINTIMQTCFFAISGILPREEAIAEIKKAVEKTYGKKGQHLLERNYAAIDASIAGLHQVAIPAQVTSTHARPPVVPDHATDFVKRVTSMLIEGRGNSLPVSLMPNDGTWPTATAHYEKRNLALQLPKWEEDLCTQCGKCPMVCPHAAIRSKVYPAALTDKAPEQFQHVPIKGKDFPEGYHVTYQVAPDDCTGCGICVEVCPIRDRKDPNRKALNMVPAEERHDLEQPNWDFFLTLPEYDRTKLDPGKIKHAMMMQPLFEFSGACVGCGETPYVKLATQLFGDRMLIGNATGCSSIYGGNLPTTPYTTDPNGRGPTWNNSLFEDNAEFALGLRLAIDKQCDQAREYLVKLADKIGQDLVDGLLNADQSTEAGIFEQRERVAALKQKLATMGASMGASIDVHALEATCEQLVKRSVWAVGGDGWAYDIGYGGVDHVLSTGRNVNLLVLDTEVYSNTGGQTSKATPMGAVAKFSAGGKATFKKDLAMMAMAYENVYVAQVAFGSKDVHTLRAFIEAESYDGPSLLLCYSPCIAHGADLSNNLRQQDMAVNSGHWPLFRYDPRKTDQGENPLHIDSKAPNIPYRDYIYSEHRFNVLNRTHPEAAERFLALAQKHVETRFSLYEQMAHLAVQKKGPKPVDKPA
- the rimI gene encoding ribosomal protein S18-alanine N-acetyltransferase; this encodes MRQSCFDMTRVSIRARGARALWVTVRDQRPPHHLSSMQAPATTLTAPCPDAGLSLRRMRMHDLDAVLSVERAAYHSPWTEGIFQDSLAAGHYCLVLEQPVSDQLIGHGVMMLVLDECHLLNVCIHPSHQRRGLGRLLLRRLLAIARKRQAASAFLEVRASNQAALALYQAEGFNEIGLRRGYYPAAKGREDAIVMGCAL
- the hemE gene encoding uroporphyrinogen decarboxylase, with the protein product MTELKNDVFLRALLREPVDYTPVWMMRQAGRYLPEYRETRAKAGSFMDLCRDPELACEVTLQPLERFPLDAAILFSDILTIPDAMGLGLYFSEGEGPGFERPVRSKEDIERIKVPDPEQELRYVMDAVALIRQELHGRVPLIGFSGAPWTLATYMIEGGSTKNFALTKAMMFDRPELMHALLGKIADTVTLYLNAQIACGAQAAMIFDTWGGVLSPADFREFSLRYMERIVEGLTREADGRRVPVILFAKGGGQWLDRMAETGCDALGVDWTTDLADARRLVKDKVALQGNLDPCILYASPERIEREVGRVLASYGSGSGHVFNLGHGIHPDVNPEHAAAMVKAVHQLSRPYHA